Genomic window (Campylobacter sp. RM16704):
TATCAGCCATAGTGTATTTTTAAATAAATTTGATTTAAAGGTTATAGAGGAAGATTTTGTATCTACAAAAAACGAAAAAAACTTTATTAAAAGATCTTTTTTAACAAGACTTAATGCAAATGCATATACTCAAGGTGAACTTTTGGAAAATGAGTGGGGTGTTTTTGTAGAAGAAGAATTTAAAATTGAAGATGATTTTGCTAAAATTACCAAAGAAAACTTTCATGATAATTTAAAAAAGACTTTAGAAAAATTAAAAAATAAACAAAAAATTCAATTTAAAAACTCAAAAGGAATTTATTCTTTTGAAATTTTCAATGAGTGTTTAGGTAGTTTTTTAATGCCAAGTGATCCTAAGCATATTAATGTATTTTTTTCTTGTAATAATGAGCAATTTAAAATTTTAGCAGGGGTTGAAAAACCCTTAATGAAACTCAAATTTAATGCTATTTTTAGACAAAATCATAATTTTAAGCAAGGTTATTTCAAAGTAAAATTCTATGATAATCTTTTTATTTTTGCTTTATGTTATGAACTAGAAAAAGAAGGTATCAAATTTTTAAATTTTGAAAAATTAGAACATTTTGAAGATGATTTTGAAGTAGCTTTAATAGAAAATGAATTATTGGTATGTAGGGGTTATGATTATATTTTACCTGAGTTTAAAAATTTAATTTTTCAAAAAGAAGATAAGAATTTTGCAAGAATATCTTGTATATTGTCTGATTTTAAGGATAAAAAGCCTTTGCTTTTAGAACTTAGTAAAAAATATGATGATATTATTTTACTTGATAAAGAAATAAACCTTTTAAAACTTTGCTTGCCAAAAAGTTTTGATGAATTTTATGAATTATTAAATCAAGATGATACTGCTAAAAGATTATTAGTTAATTATGAAAAAGAATTTACTTTACCTAGAAAAAATTTAATTATTACCAATAGTTTTTTTAGTCTTTTTGGTATGATTGGGATGATTTTGGAGCTTGATGACGAGCTAGGAAAAGCAGCATTAAAGCTTTTAAACTTAGCAGATGAGAGTAAGATGGCAAAAGGTGTTAGAATAGATTTTAAATTTAATAAACAAAAAGAGTTTGATTACACTAAAACTATAAGAAGTGTGATGAGTTTTAAACTTGCTGGTGTTGAAGATCAAATCATAGCTTTAGGTGTTGTTGAAAGTTTGGCGTATTTTTTAAGAGATTTATTTGATGATTTAAAAGCTAAAGACCAAGCAGATTGTGCTGTGCTTAGTGGAAGTTTATTTGAACATAAAAGTCTTAGCAAAAATGTGTTTAAACATATACCATTTTTTAAGATAAGTGATGTCCCTCTTTGGATATGAAATTCATATAAAAGGATTAGTGCAAGGGGTTGGTTTTCGCCCTTTTGTTTTTAATCTAGCTAAAGAGTTTAATTTAAAAGGTGAGGTGTATAATAATAGCTTGGGTGTTGTTGTAATACTTCAATGTGATGAAAAAAATATATTGCTTTTTAAAGAAAAACTTTTTGCTAATTTACCACCTTTGGCTAGGATAGATGATTTTAGTTTTTCTTATAAAAAACTTCAAAAAACTTATAATGAATTTAGTATAAGCACTTCACAAGATAGTGAAAAATTTAGCCCTATTTTGAGTGATTTTGCACTTTGTGAAGATTGTTATAATGAATTTTATGATGAAAAAAACTCTCGTTTTAAATACCCTTTTATTACTTGTACAAATTGTGGACCAAGATTTTCTATAATCAAAAAGCTACCTTATGATAGAGTTAATACTGCTATGAATGTTTTTAAAATGTGTTCTTTTTGTCAAAGTGAATATAATGATCTAAACAACCGTCGTTTTCATGCTCAACCACTTTCATGTCCAAAGTGTAAAATTTCCATTTTTTTAAAAGATAAAAACCAAAATATTTTAGCTAAAGATGAAGAAGCTTTTATTTTACTTGCAAAACTTTTAGAAGAAGGCAAAATCATAGCTTTTAAAGGTATGGGCGGGTTTCATTTAATTTGTGACAGCACGAATGAAAATGTTATAAATGAGCTTAGAATACGCAAAAATCGCCATAAAAAGCCTTTTGCTATTATGGTAAAAGATCTTAAAATGGCTCAAGAATTAGCTTTTATCAATGAAGCTGAAGCAAAACTTTTAACTTCAAATTTAAAACCAATAGTTATTTTAAAAAGCAAAAATATCCATAAAAGCTTAGCTCCTGATACTGACAAAATAGGAATAATGTTGGCGTATATGGGAACACATTTGTCATTATTTGAGTATTTTAAAAAACCTATTGTAGCAACAAGTGCTAATCCTAGTTCTCAAAGTATTATTTATGAAGAAACAAAACTTTTAGAAAAACTTTCTAATGTATTTGATTTTTATCTTGATTATGATAGGCAAATATACAATAGTAGTGATGATAGTATTGCACAAGTAATTGATGATAATAAGATAATGTTTTTAAGAACTTCAAGAGGGCTTAATCCAGTTTATATTAATGCTAAAGATATATTTAATTCAAAAGAAAATGTTCTTGCGTTGGGTAGTGAGTTAAAAAATGAATTTGCTTGTTTTTTTAAAGAGCAAATTTTTATTTCTCCATATATAGGAGATATGAAAGATTTAGATACTCAAGAAAGATTTTTTAATATATTAGAATTCTTTCAAAACTCATATAATGTTGAATTTGACAAAGTAATATGCGACAAACACCCGCATTTTAACTATACAAAAGAATTTAAAGATTATAAAAATTTTCGCATGCAACATCATTATGCACATTTGTGTGCTTGTTTATTCGAGCATAAAATTTACAATGATGAAGTTTTAGCTTTTGTTTTTGATGGAACTGGCTATGGAGATGATGGTAAAATTTGGGGTGGAGAGATTTTTAGAGCAAATTTAAAAAGCTATGAAAGGCTAAATCATTTTAAAAATTTCAAGCTGATTAATGCAGATATTAAAAATATTGCAAATTTAGCTTTAGCTTTGATTTTTGATTTTAATTTAGAAAGCAAAGCCAGCGAGTTTTTGGCTAAATTTTCTCAAATAAAATTAAATAATCTTAAAAAAATTCATTCCCAAAGTTCTTTATACACTAGCTCTCTTGGAAGAATTATTGATGCTTTTGGCGCTGTTGCTTTTGATATTCAAAGACTTGATTATGAAGCTCAAATTGGACTTTTAATGGAAAAATACTACGATCAAAATCTTAATTATAGTTATCATTTTAACATTAAAGAAAATGAAATTTGTTTTAAAAAAGCTTTTTTACAAGCCCTAAAAGATAAAGATAAGGTCAAAATTAGCACAGGTTTGCTAAATGCTATAGCAAATTGCATTATAGAATATTCAAAAGGTTTTAAAGAAGAAGTTATTTTAGGTGGAGGGGTATTTCAAAATAAAACCTTACTTGAAATTTTAATCAGAAAAAAATTTAATTATAAAACATCTTTAAAATTTCCTTGTAATGATAGTTCTATTGCACTAGGGCAACTTGTGCATTATTTATCTTTAAAAACTTAATAAAACTCATATTTTTTTAATGCTTTTTAATATACAATAAAATAAAAATTATAAAGGATAGATTATGTGTAAAGATTGTGGCTGTTCTATTAATGGACATGAACATCATCATGATCACCATCATGAAAATCCAGCTTTAAAAGATGAAAAAACTATTAATGTTATTAGTAAAATTTTATCAAAAAATGATCATCAAGCAGCTCATAATAGAGAGCATTTTAATGAGTACAA
Coding sequences:
- the hypF gene encoding carbamoyltransferase HypF; the protein is MSLFGYEIHIKGLVQGVGFRPFVFNLAKEFNLKGEVYNNSLGVVVILQCDEKNILLFKEKLFANLPPLARIDDFSFSYKKLQKTYNEFSISTSQDSEKFSPILSDFALCEDCYNEFYDEKNSRFKYPFITCTNCGPRFSIIKKLPYDRVNTAMNVFKMCSFCQSEYNDLNNRRFHAQPLSCPKCKISIFLKDKNQNILAKDEEAFILLAKLLEEGKIIAFKGMGGFHLICDSTNENVINELRIRKNRHKKPFAIMVKDLKMAQELAFINEAEAKLLTSNLKPIVILKSKNIHKSLAPDTDKIGIMLAYMGTHLSLFEYFKKPIVATSANPSSQSIIYEETKLLEKLSNVFDFYLDYDRQIYNSSDDSIAQVIDDNKIMFLRTSRGLNPVYINAKDIFNSKENVLALGSELKNEFACFFKEQIFISPYIGDMKDLDTQERFFNILEFFQNSYNVEFDKVICDKHPHFNYTKEFKDYKNFRMQHHYAHLCACLFEHKIYNDEVLAFVFDGTGYGDDGKIWGGEIFRANLKSYERLNHFKNFKLINADIKNIANLALALIFDFNLESKASEFLAKFSQIKLNNLKKIHSQSSLYTSSLGRIIDAFGAVAFDIQRLDYEAQIGLLMEKYYDQNLNYSYHFNIKENEICFKKAFLQALKDKDKVKISTGLLNAIANCIIEYSKGFKEEVILGGGVFQNKTLLEILIRKKFNYKTSLKFPCNDSSIALGQLVHYLSLKT